gcctttctgtccatccatccactgacctatccatccatttatttttttttaatttatttatttattatgtacacagaagagggtgccagatctcattacagatggttgtgagccaccatgtgggcgctgggaattgaactcaggacctctggaagaatagtcagtgttcttaacctctgagccatctctccagccctatccaTCCATTTATACACTCATCTATCTACTCACCCATCTACTCCCACATTTATGTCACCCACCCATGTACCTGTCTCTCTTTTACCCATTATTCAATTACACTCCTGTAGTGAACATGTTCCATGCACTCCCTGATTTTCTAGCTTGCACCCTTGGAGAGCAGGAGatagaagggaagggagagttCTGGCATCTGCCAGTGGCCCGACAGTGATCCATTTGGGCCTTGCCTGGTCCACTCATCATTGCTATCTGATTCTTGCTTCCAGAACCCCATTTACTGTTCTCTTTCCAGCTTTTATCTCTCTTTCAGATCTGTACTTTAGAGATGTGTTCCCTGACTAGGTCCTAGAGGAAAAGTTTCTAACCGCTCTCCACCCACGGAGGGCTGCAGTCAACTCACATGTGACGAACACCCtcttgcagggtttttttttctgaagctggTAACACCGAGACAGCTTTTCCTGGGTACAGACGAGCCCCGGGGAGGTCTTGTCAGCATCCAGCGCATGGAAGGAGATGAGGTTGCCACATTGCTGCTCCTGACACAGCTCCTCCCACCGTGCTGGACCCCTGGCCACAGAACTGTCGCACAGGGCAGTCCATTGTGATCCCTGGCGCACCTCAGCGATGCCCTCACACACGCCACTGCCCCCCACCAGGCGGCTCTGAACCTTGGGCTGGAAATCTGCAGAGGGGAAGTGATGGTGAGGTGTCAGGCCTGGGGGCCTTGGCAGTGATGAGCACTTCAGGGAAGATGCTGTCCTTTTCAAGAGCCCCTCCTGACCTCCTTCTCAGCACTTCCCCTGAGCAAGCTCTGGTCCCTGGGGCCTCTGGGCAAGTGGTGGGTGGCAGCTATCTCAGTACAGTGGAGGCAGAGGAGCTGGCAGGGGGGTCGTGTCTTTTTACCCTCTTGCCATTCCTTAGGAAGAGGGAGGGCTTTCTAGAAGGAAGAGACAGACCTGGGGACCAGGAAGAGCTGGTGTACTTCATAGGTGGGACAGAACCAAGGAATTTTGCTGCCTGGGCCCTGAACCCTGTAGGGTTAGGCTTTTGGCAATGAGGCCAGGTGCCTGGAGAGGTATTCATGTCTGCTAATCAGGGTGGTGCTTGGGAATCTGTGGCAGAAGCTACTACGCTTGATTTAAAGTCAATAGTGAGCTCATCATCTTTGGCTAGTTTCCATGGCAACACCCACCTTCAAAGCCCTAGTGAATCTTCTATTTAGAAGAAACTTCAAAGCAAGACCCTGGGCATGGCTTTTGCAGGTTGTAGCCTGCATGAGAGCTTGAGGGTTCATAGCTGAGGGGTAGGCGGGACTGGAGCCAGCCATGGGCCTCTCATCTGAGCCAGAGAACCTTGGGGACCAATTTATATAAGGTGTCCAGTGGAGTAGGCTGTGCTGCTTGTAGACCTTATAGTCCAGAGCCATGCATCCTATATTTGGGTAGGAATCCCGAGGACCTGCTGAAACCGGCTCTTGTTGGGAGTGTGGGGAGGGGTGAGACTGTCTCCAGGTGACATGGGTGGTGCCTGTCTAGGACCACACCTTGAGCAGACCAGGCTTAGAAAATCGGCTCTGGATTGACACTGCTTGGGGGCAGATCTCAGCTAGTGCTCTGTGATACCAGGAAGAAGCTGAGCTTTTCTGAGCCCTTTCCTatggaaaaagagagaaacagtaGTTCCCACTCCCAAGGCGGGGATGAAAACTGAAAGATGCCCAGCACCAAGTAGTCTGGTGGGAACAAAATCCAGAATGCATCAGGGCACTTCTGGTGACCCGGACCCACCCCTTCCCAGGCGGGGCAGTTATTCTGTCTTGCTTTGGGCTGTGGTTTCTTCTACTCTGTCCCCAGTCCTGGTTTGGGCCCCTAGAGTCTCACAGGTTCAGCTTTCCCCCTCTTCCCACTTCAACTGCACGGCGTTGCCCGTCTCTCTAACTGCACCTGCACCGGCGCTGCGGTAACTGCACCTGCACCGGCGCTGCGGTCTCTCTAACTGCACCGGTGCTGCGGTCTCTCTAACTGCACCGGCGCTGCGGTCTCTAACGGCACCTGCACCGGTGCTGCGGTCTCTCTAACTGCACCGGCGCTGGGGTCTCTCTAACTGCACCGGCACTGTGGTCTCTAACTGCACCGGTGCTTCGGTCTCTCTAACTGCACCGGTGCTGCGGTCTCTCTAACTGCACCGGGCGCCGCTCAGGACTCAGGAAGAGCATCCTTTCAGGGGCTGCCTCTGTAGCTGTGCTCTGAGCTAGCCCTTAGGGACCTCCCATGCCTTAcgatctctccagcctcttttctGGTGATTTGAAAACTCCCTGTTGGTAAAGGCTACCTCTCCAGTTGCCCCCAGGCCTTTACCTAAACCTAAGCCTTGGCGCCTCTTCCTGCTAGGATCCCAGCTGACTCCGCTTCTCCAGATGGTAGCTCCTTTGGGCTGGCAGGGGTGGCCTTGTAATACCTGAGCACCACCTAATCTAACTTGTCCTGTTTAGAGAAGGCCATGAGCTCAGGCCTCAATGTCTCTTTCATCCCCTTTCAGGCCTCTCATAAAATCTGGACATCTGAATAGGGcaccccacatccccactccAAGGCAACAGATGGCCTGATGGAGTGTGCTCAGTTTCCAGCTTACCGGAGCAGATGACCGACAGCGCCTGGCCGCCCTCCTGGGGCTCCTGGGGCGACGTTTTCTGGAAGCACTGCCGCATCGAGGCACAGCTTGCATTCCGTGCCTCCCATCGAATTGGCAAGGGTTTGGGGTCCGTCAGCTCTTCAGGAGCTGGTGTTTCTGCCGCCTCTGGCTCTGACATATGTGCCAAGAAAGATCCACACTGCAGAGCATCACAGATGAGGTTCCCCAGGCCCAGGGGCCTGTCCTTGGCCTTGTAGAGGATGGTGCCACCTCTGCTGCCATTGTAGAATTCCACCACACCCGCGCACCTCAGGCCCCTGTGTCCTGGCACCAGCTGCactctgggaggagctggaaggGGAAGGCATGTCTGAGTGTGCTTGGCTTTGGGAATGCCTTGCTGCTCAGCACCAACATGTGAATGCTTGGGAGGTGGGGGTCCCAGACATTGCATAGGACACACCTGAATCTTTTCCACTGGGATTCACATGTAACCGGgcctcttggtttttgtttgttttggtgactCAAAGAAGTTAATTAGGGCTATTTACAGGAACATGCATACCTTACCAGTGGCCatagcactgaagaaaatgtctcccccCACACCATTAACTGTTTATACTTCCTCAAGGAGGGGTGAAGTTCATGGGTCCCACCTCCCTCCATTAAGGAGTGTTGACTACCtaatcttgtgcaggtaatcacagctcctgtgagttcaagagtgcaATGGCTATGCCATACCTGGTCCTTGGGTCTTTATTGTCTGGTTCagtcccttccctctcctgcccaAGAACCCTCTTACCTGTGGGCTCTGGCGTGGTGGTAGGTGGGGTAGTTGTGGGTGGAGGTGTCGTCTTCTGGGGCTCTGGAATGAAACACACAGACGAGGGTGGGAAatggggagcagagagaaggaggggggacCTGGGGTGGTGACAATGTGAAGACACGGGGCTTGTGACCTCAGTGCCACTTGTTGGCAAGctgactgcccccccccatccTGCCTCTCAACTCCCTGAGAGGTGGCAGTCCTACACATCACAGTCAGGAAGAGGGAGGCCCGAAGGACAAGGTTGGCGTTTGGCAGAGCCCGGTCCTGCTTTTCAGTCTTGCCAGCCAGACGCAGCACCTTTTGGCTCACCCCTTACCCAGGCCCTCTCCTGCCCATAGTCAACTGGGAAGCCCTTCTCATCCCCTCACCCTCGCAGGCCTCAGCCCAGGGTGCCACACGGCATCACCCACCTTGGCAGATCAGGCTCAGTGGAGGGCACCTGGCTGGTGAACTTTTGCTGCTGCAGTTGGAGAAAGACAACGGGGGTCCGTGGCAGAGGACCTGATTCCGGGGTGTGTTCCATAGAGACACGTGGTTGAAGACCAAGGCAGCGCCGCATCCCAGCTGCTGGCACAGTGCAGAGGCCTCCTGCGGGATTCTCCAGTGCTCCTGGCTCCAGCCCCAACTGGAACTGCACACAGTGCTCCTCACGCTGCCCCTCTGGACCTCCAGCATACCCTGACACTTGGAGTTGGAGCCACTTAGTGTCACCTGGAGACCTGGGGGGTCAAAGAGGTAGTGGGGGGTGTCGGGATGGAGGAAGAGCTTTCCTCAGGGCCTTAGCTCTTGCTTCCCCTTCTGAGTTCCCCTCTTTTAGAAcgccacagaggcttcctagaaACTCAGGCAGGGCGCTCTGTTGGCCCTACGCTGCGGCTCAGAGTTCTGAGCTTGAGGGAACCTTGGAGCTGTGGACAAAATGTTCTCAGCACTTTCTGTCCAACACAATCCCCTCAATCTTGGAAATTCAGCTTCCTAATATGTGGTGTGTACTTGTGTACACGCGCGCTTGTGTGCGTGCTCGGCTTATGTcaggggtcagaggtcagtttttagtgtcattcctcaggaactagctgtctatcttgtttttttgagacatggtctctccctAGGAGTTGGACTTACCAATTCATCTAGggctgctggccagcaagcccttggAATTTGCccatctcttcctgcctagcacAGGGATTACAAGTGTCCACCAtgccctgtttttttgttttgttttgttttctaatgtgggctctggggattgaactcaggtccttgtgcacaAGTACTTTACTGGACTGACCCATCTTCCCAACTCTTTCTCCCAAGATCTTTCTGTTTTAGCATTTAAAATCAGTCgtattagctgggtgtggtggtacatgtctgtaatcccagcacttggcaggtggaggcaggagaaataggagttcaaggtcatcctcagctacgtagtgagtttaatttgaggacagcctgggttgtaggagagcctgtctcaacaaaataaaatatcaaaaatcaaTTGTATGGAGGCACAATTTTCATGCAGTGAAATACACTCGTTCTAAGGGTTCTGTTCTGTGGGAGTTGACAAATATCTACAAGCACACAGCCGCTCTGTGATCTAGATACAGAGTCTGTCCATCATCTAGACACTTCCTGCTCGCTCCTCGGCAGCCAGTTCATTTCCCTGGCTCCAGCCTCAGGCAAGGACTgccctgctttctgccatgaaagATTAGTCCTGACTGCTCTACAGGGCGACACAATTGAATCAAATCACAGAGCATCATTTGCTATGGCCTTTTGCCCTCTACGGATATTTGAGGcttatgtgtgttcctgtgtagATCAGtaattcatgtctttttttttttttttaactttggaataatatttcattgtgtgaactttccccatttcttttcttttcttttttttttttttttttgtttttttttttttttggtttttcgagacagggtttctctgtgtagctttgcacctttcctggaactcgctttggagaccaggctggcctcgaactcacagagatccgcctgcctctgcctcccgagtgctgggattaaaggcgtgcgccaccaccgcccagcatcccCCATTTCTTTTCTATGTATCATGTGGGTTGTTTTGCTAGCCGTGAATCAAACTGCTGATAAATTTACATGTGCAGGCCAGCATGTGGGCTTGTAGTTCCATTTCTCTTGAGTAAATACCTTACAGTGAAATTCTTAGGTTACAGGCAGGCTTGCAGCTTTGTTATTTCATAGAGCTCCATGATGGGGAGAGGAACAGAGGATATCTAGAGGTGCCCCTGGGGACCCATGGAAAGTGCTTCTAGGACTGCCCCTTGGGTATTAGAATCCACAGATACTAAAGTTCCTTATGTAAAATGGTCTAGGACAaggcaaggtggcacatgcctgtcatcccagtgccCAGGATGAATGAcagaggatcaggggttcaaagtcatttttggtgagtttgaggccaatctgggccaTACagttctcaaacaaacaaacaagcaaacaaaacaactccCCCAAAAGGGTGATGGGACTGGGGCTGGAGGTATAGCTCAGCGGTGGAGTGTGTGTTTggtttgggatttttgttgttgttgttgttgttgttagggtttctctgtgtagccctggctgtcctggaactggctctgtagaccaggatggccttaaactcagagatccacctgcctctgcaagGATGTGTTTAACATACTCAAGGCCCTGAGTTGCATCCCCAATGCTATAACAACACACAACATGGCAGAGTGTCTGCCTCTGACCCACACACGTCCTTTGTGTGCTCTCATCTCTAGGTTTTTTAGAATCCTAACACAGTGCGAAACTATGTCAATGGCTGGAATTCTGTACTCTTTAGGGAACATGGACAAGAAAGGTATCTGTATGAGTCCAGGACAGATAggcctcactgtgtgtgtgtgtgtgtgtgtgtgtgtgtgtgtgtgtgcacgcgcgtgtgcgcgcgcacgccaGAACAACTCTGGGCATttttcctcaggcactgtccacattttttgagacagggttggttTCCCAGTGGCCAGGAGCTTAGCAGGCTAATCTGGCCAGTGAGTCTCAGGAgcatgtctgcctctgcctccctccatagtgctgtgattacaagggcatgccaccatgtctggatttttttttttttttttttttgagttctgggGACCACTCTCTAGTCCTCATGATTGCGAGGTAAGCATTTTACACCCTGAGCTGCCGCCCCAGATCCTGTCTTCATTTTTGATCTTCACTTGGTTGAAGCCACAGATTCTGTGTCCTCCGTCTCTCTCGGTCTCTGTGCCTGTCTCTCTGGGAGGATATGCAAGACAGCAGTAAACACAGTCGTTCCTtgagtgaagggagggagggcaggggagctgCCGATCTCGTCGTCATCGGAAGCCTCGAGCTGAGCAAATGTATTACTTACTATTCACTTATTTATCCAGGACCACacctaaaaatgaaaagcattctCGAAGGCATCCTTGGCTTAGAGCCACTGGCCAGGCTGCCTTTTCCTGCCCATGGAGAGGGAAGGGCTATGGCTAACTGAGGTCACCGGGCTCACTGAGTACAGAGGACTGGTCCCACATCTAACTATTGCAGATACTTCAGACAGCAAGTGACTTATGAGAGCCTGAATGTGGGGCATCGTGCAAGGGCCCAAGTCCTGACCCAGGGCCTGCGAAGGCCCCTGAAGCGGCATGGTGGCTTTACAAGACTGTCATTTCTCTCCAGATAAATTCAGCACAGTGTTATCCTGGTTAGTGCTGAGATGGGACTGTGGCACATGAATATGGAGTCTGTCAATGTCAAAGATGCTTGGGGCTGGGATACAGCTCATCGGTAGGGCACTCGCATAGCTTGTACAAGGCCCCGGGGTTCATACCAAGCGTGGAGAACTAAATCAACATGCACCTTCACTGTGGGACTTCTCAGGGCCCTCACTAGGCCCGTGTCCACTGCCAGTCCCCAGTAGGAGATGCTGTGGGGCCCGCCCTTTGCCTGATTGAGAAACGGTGACCTCTAAGACTGAGGTGTAGACACTCGGCTCTTTGCAACCTAACACAACCTTTCCCACAGCCTCTCTGCAAGTGTCCATGACCACGGAGGACCAGAGAGGAAGCAAGGCTTTGTGAAGTACATTTGTGGGTGGGTATGTTTCCTGCCCGCAGAATGGGGCGGGGGGCATGCTAGCTAGCTTTCACGTGGTGCTTTATGGCCATGAGAGGTGCCACCTGTACGTGTACTGGCACGCTGGTGTCTCTGTGTTTCCAGGAGGTGGGGTTCACGTGGATGGAGGAGGCAGTTTTCTAACAGGCAGGTCCTCGTGTAGCGCACGAAGCTGCTGCCCTGCTGTCTCCCCGCCCCACTTCCCTTCTTCCCACGCTCCTCCTTACCTGAGTCATCCCCTTGGGACTGTCCATGGCAGAAAGCAACtgtggaaaggagagaaggaggtcAGAATGTGAAGttcccccttttccctctgctCCAAGGGGCAGCAGTGGTCCTGGCTGactgtccaccccaccccaccgtcAAGGAGATTCCAGGGCAGCGATTTTCATGCCGTAGTTTAGAACCAGAAGTAGATATGGAATCAATTTCATGGGTTGCAGCCATcgattctctctctttctaaaatttattttctcaatgGATACACAAGCagaattgatttttctttagtgCACAGTTCTGTGAATGTTAACACATACCACGGGCATGACCCCCATCACAATCAAGATACACGCCAGCTCCATCGCCCACAGGGACGCCTCACTCTGTCTGTCCCTTTATAGAAATGCAGGCATTCCTCTTCTTAGGAAGAAAATGGAACAGAATAAAGGATGGCACCACATGCCGGCATTGGGAGGGTGGGAATTGCTTTGGAGGACAACGATGCCGAGGAGAAGGCCCAGTCAGTAAAGCGCTTgtcttgcaagcacaaggacttTTGTTCGGTCCCAGAGCCCGTGTATAAAAACCAGACATTGCGCATGCGCTTGTTATCCTAATCCTAATtctggggagccagagacaggcagatccctggggacCATGGCTAGCCAGTTTGGCCTCAGGAAGATGTGGGGCAGGAACCTTTGCTCTTCCTCACCTGTCACCCCTGACCTCTCTCTCAGTCCTCTTCCGTTCTGGCTCCCCCGTGGGGACTGGGAAAGCCACCATGAGAGGGCCACTCACTTGGCAAAGCCACGAGGGCTGAGGTGCTGAAAGTGGAGTCTCTGGG
The nucleotide sequence above comes from Peromyscus maniculatus bairdii isolate BWxNUB_F1_BW_parent chromosome 1, HU_Pman_BW_mat_3.1, whole genome shotgun sequence. Encoded proteins:
- the Cd5 gene encoding T-cell surface glycoprotein CD5, with product MDAHQALLATACLLGTLVAFCHGQSQGDDSGLQVTLSGSNSKCQGMLEVQRGSVRSTVCSSSWGWSQEHWRIPQEASALCQQLGCGAALVFNHVSLWNTPRNQVLCHGPPLSFSNCSSKSSPARCPPLSLICQEPQKTTPPPTTTPPTTTPEPTAPPRVQLVPGHRGLRCAGVVEFYNGSRGGTILYKAKDRPLGLGNLICDALQCGSFLAHMSEPEAAETPAPEELTDPKPLPIRWEARNASCASMRQCFQKTSPQEPQEGGQALSVICSDFQPKVQSRLVGGSGVCEGIAEVRQGSQWTALCDSSVARGPARWEELCQEQQCGNLISFHALDADKTSPGLVCTQEKLSRCYQLQKKKPCKRVFVTCQDPNPAGLAAGTVASIILTLVLLVVLLVMCGPLIYRKLVKKVRQKKQRQWIGPTGVNQSMSFHRSHTATVRSQVENPTASHVDNEYSQPPRNSHLSAYPALEGALHRSSTQPDNSSDSDYDLHVAQRL